One Nicotiana sylvestris chromosome 12, ASM39365v2, whole genome shotgun sequence genomic window carries:
- the LOC138882944 gene encoding uncharacterized protein gives MEEPPERWSRLWFPRRRYDMLTKNMVESMNSVLLKGRKMPILRMLDFIQEKLGEWFYEWRKKVFNLDSILFRISSEGIKFIVDLKKRTCDCLQFQLDELPCPYAIATINNRYLQKSDYCSNWYSKKTWLKTYEGHVNTVEDKKLWDIPQNVQSEITKPPDIEILQGRRQ, from the exons ATGGAAGAGCCTCCAGAGAGATGGTCTCGATTGTGGTTCCCACGGCGACGTTATGATATGCTAACAAAAAACATGGTAGAATCAATGAATTCCGTTTTACTAAAAGGGAGAAAAATGCCTATTTTAAGAATGTTAGATTTCATCCAAGAAAAATTGGGAGAGTGGTTTTACGAATGGAGAAAAAAG gtGTTCAACCTTGACTCAATATTGTTTAGAATAAGTAGTGAAGGAATCAAATTCATTGTGGACTTAAAGAAGAGAACTTGTGATTGCCTGcaattccaacttgatgaattgCCCTGTCCATATGCAATTGCTACTATTAATAATAGATATTTGCAGAAATCTGATTACTGCTCAAATTGGTATTCAAAGAAAACGTGGTTGAAAACATATGAAGGACATGTGAATACCGTCGAAGATAAAAAATTATGGGATATACCACAAAATGTACAATCTGAGATCACAAAACCTCCCGATATAGAGATTTTACAAGGAAGAAGACAATAG